The nucleotide window AACGGCGTGATCGATGAGGCCGGATTGGCCTACGCTCCCAAGCCCGGGACCAAGGAATGAAGCTCTTCTGGCGGATAAGGCGGACCATGAGGCCGCTCCAACTGACTATGCTCTTCGTTGCTGGTCTCTTGGTAGTTGCTCAGTATGATTGGTCCGGAACGGCAACTCGAGCGGGAAAGAAGGCGGCGACGCCCGCCCCGACGGCTATGCCACGCGAAATCATGGGCCGCGCGACGGTGATCGACGGCGATACGCTAGCGATCGCGGGGCAACATGCGAGGATCCGGCTGTTCGGCATTGATGCGCCGGAAAGCACTCAGCCCTGTTTCAACGAGCAGGGTCGCCGCTACCCTTGTGGGAGTCGAGCGACCGCGTTTCTTTCGCAGTTAGTCGGCCGCGGCGGAAATGTCGTTTGCCGACCCCTGGACGTTGACTCCTATCAGAGGCTGGTCGCCGAGTGCGACACGGCGGCCGGCATCTCCCTTAATCACGAA belongs to Ancylobacter pratisalsi and includes:
- a CDS encoding thermonuclease family protein — translated: MGRATVIDGDTLAIAGQHARIRLFGIDAPESTQPCFNEQGRRYPCGSRATAFLSQLVGRGGNVVCRPLDVDSYQRLVAECDTAAGISLNHEMVRAGWAIDYVRYSGGRYSVEQRDAQIARRGLWAGTFDAPAQWRQQISR